Part of the Salminus brasiliensis chromosome 2, fSalBra1.hap2, whole genome shotgun sequence genome, CTACATTTGCATTTTTGAGTGATTTGAGTGGCTGTCCACATCTCTGCTTTGGCAGCACTCCGATGTGGGATTCAGTTTCTCGGTAACATTGCAGTTGGGAACCAGCTCTGCAAAACTGACATTTGGGACCATGGTTTTCCACACATATTTTCGTAAGTGAATTTGCACCAGACCAACCAACACTATTTCAAAATCGTTGTTTGAAGGTCTTAACTCTTAACAGTAAGATGAGTTCCATATGTGCTGGTGCCCTGAACGAGTCCTGCCTCTTGAGTTGGGTCCTCTTTCCTCTCAGGGATCTGCTGGACCTCCCCGATGAGAAGGCTGTAGCGTATACGTGCATGGTGCTGCACACCTGTCTGGATGAGAACAGGATAGAGCAGCTGAGGACAGAGCCGCAGCAGCTGAAGGTGGCGCTGAAGGTCACAGAGCTGTGCCGGACCCTGCCTGACGTAGACTGGACGTACGTTGAAGTCAGATGTGGGGGGGGGTTCTGCATGTGGACTGGCGTATTGGGCCACACTACTGAAATCACTAcatacacaggttctgtacacttgTTGCATTCTGTTTCAACTGGGATGGCAGATTTTCTGGGAAATTtgggagagcctcaccaaccccaagttcaaaatccaagatggctgtaaaagcagtagtattatacagtttattagcacTACTATCCAATAGTGTCTCATTAAATCAATCGTACAAACAGTACTGTCCAACTTCTATCTGTgtaatacagtatacagtatgtgtTGTCAAccgctaacagtgctaacctgggcCAATGCTAACCTACAAAGTGGGGCATATGTGGGCTAGATTCGCCAGAAAACACTGCCACACCAAACCCGCCGTGGTGACCGCTGGTAAAGTCTTTAGCTAATGCAATGCGGTCATCTCTGATATGATGTCATTCCCAGCTCCGGCATCCAACTTCCAAATGGAACAATTTTaaatggaataataataataataataataataagttattCCACGCAGGTGTCTGTAGTGGCGCACACCTTTTAGTTTGTCTGATTCTGTCTGTGGAGACTTAGGTCAGACCTTAATGTCTGAattatactgtgtttatttgGCAGAGTGCTGATTGTCACACGGCATTTCTTCAGATCATCCGAACTCACCCAGAGGATGTATACTGAGATGAATGATCAGGAAAGGTAAAGGTAAATCTTTACAGTATTCTGCAGTGAAGCTGCAAAGAGCATTAGGCTAAAGGCCTTAAGTACTGAATTGGCCTAAATTTGAATTTGCATGATCTttgtaaaaaacacatttgacaCCATTGCACTCACATTGAGCTTATAGAAAATCAGTAGGTGTACATTCAAAACATGTTTTATTAGTCAGGGAATCTTGCTGAAGCTGATAAACCCTGCTAGATTTTTGTTGTTAAGTTTAAGGAGACCTCCCTCCTCAGATGAGATAatgtgctaatgctaacacttGAGCCAATTGCATGCAGCGGTTGATGGTGATTACTCATGAGCTGTTGAGCCAACATTTAAGAAcaaagaaatacactatatgttcaaatgtttgtggacaccccttgtaatgagtgcattcaggtatttttagttgcacccattgctgacacagatgtacaaatgcgcatacacacattttgtctagtccccgtagagaagtatctccaatagaataggactctctggagcagataaacattaatctgttgacaccatgctgcctaatgccaggcataggctacAGGGGTGgtcaacattgagctgtggagctgtgctttctggaatgatggatggtgctccttccaatacgttggggatgaggtgggatggggatcatccaacatcctgacctcacttatgctcttgtcattgaatgcaatcaattgtTCACAGCAAACTAGTAAACAAAAAATACTGGACCGTAGGTGTCTATACTTTTACCCAGTactatagtgtatatttacacaGGATTTGTTTCTAGCAAACCACCTGCTAGAGTTGTTAGTCTCATCAGAGCTACACTACATGTGGTTGCTTTTTCAGTTGTGTTCCCATTTGCAATGGAATTGCTCGCATTTAATGACCCAGACTTACTCATATTTACCTGTTATATCTGCTGCGACAACAAGAAGTTTATTCATAAAGTGGTTTGAAATCGAACTGTCTAGCCCTTAAAGCaaactggtgtaaatgtactttgTTGGACATGTTTCTGGAAGCTGGGCGCACCCTACTCATTTTTACAGAGATTGTCTTCACAGATGATCCGGGGATGTGAGAGCAGAAAGGAGCCAATTGTAAGCCCTGTGTTCTACCTCCAGAATATTTCATTTTTCCAACTGAAAATGTACATGGATTTTATATCCAGTAGCCAATGGAAGAACTAGAAAGGGTGAAATCAAACTGATAAAGAGACACATAAGTGCTCAATGTGTGCAGCAAATTACAGTGACAGGAGTAATGTAGAACACTGGCAAATACTTAAGTACATTTTATAATGTATGGGCCAGAACGTCAGGGTACTCACTTTACAGTGAGGTTCAGCTGTCAGTTTATAGGAAAATGTTGCAGTTCTCTCTTCAGAAAATAACGTCCTCGTTTTCCCAAACACATTTTCATCTGTGGGTTTTGAATTTTGTGCTACTTGTTGGTACCAAACCAGGGAGGTCTAGATCCAGTTCTTTGGCCCTGATCCCTATTTAAAATCAAATATTGTCTGATTTCAATCTTAGTAGATAATACAGCCACAAAAtattaatactgaagtaaagTCACTTAGATTTTAGTAAACGATTTAAAGAATGTAGAATTTTGGACAGATTTATGTTCTTTGATAAActacagtttttaaaaaatgacctttttatagtgtgtttaacgTTGTGAATCATAGATTTACTGTTTAGTAATGTGTAAGTCCCATTGCAGATACCATTAGAATTTTTGTTTAGTAGCCATTTAAGTTTAAGAGCCTATGAAGTTATCACTAATTATGAGAGTGTTGCAAGTGAGAGTGAAATGAAGTGTGGGTCTACGTACAAGGTGTAAGGCTTTATTGTCTTATAATACAGTATAACTGACCTCCCTGATCATCCAGCTTTCAGTTActtttaaaatgctgcagtgaaatcacttcatgtttggggtgtgtgtattggtacacactctgaactgataCCTGTTGGTTACTGATGTGAAATAGCTGTTTTATAGTTTTGTGAAAGTGCAATTACTTTTTCTATAACATGCATGCATTAGCATAATCCTCCTTCTTTGAACACACTGATTTTGCGGTACTACTGCTAGTAAAATGGTCTTTCCACCATAGTTTAATTTCTTACCAGCCATATTTAAGAGTAAAGGTGGTGGGAGTATATTTGTACACAGTTTTGGTGCTACTGGCAAAAATGACAGGAAGCTGACAGTCATGTGAAGGAAAAGCAGCTCAAATGCAGTATAAGCATTAGAACCACTAGTTTTCAGAGTTTTAGTctttcactgtaaaatagttctGGTGTCTTCTGAGAACCCTTGTCAATGCTGAGGCCTGTGAATAATATCTGTTAGGGGTGCCTAGAGAATGCCAGAGTGCACTCTGCTAGAACACTGTGGTAGAAGCTAAAGATCAGAAGTGAATCAggtttaaaatatccaatacccgatccatAAAAAAAGTGTCTGGATTAGCCCTGATCCCGATCCACTGGATGGGATTAGGAACTCCATAGAATAAATGAGTTCAGTGATATGCAGTATGTACcgatctctctctgtttgtatgACATGGTAACTAGGCTGTACTGATTACTATTTTGaagcattttatttttgtggcacaagggaaaaacaaaaaagatacTGTGAGATACTGTCTGCCTAATCATGTACTGTtacagtaagacaaaaaaagcccACCTTATAAGCATGTATTACGTGCATTAATGCTGTATGTGTCTACGGTGTACTGTTATGTTATCTTGTGTctcataatttttttatttttttattttttttctctctttgaaAAGGCTCACATTACTGGATCTAGTCTCAGCCCAGCTTGGGGAAGGTAAAGAGGACTGTCTGGTTCCTCTGAGAACAGCCCAGTTCTTGGCCACCTGCTTTCAGCACAGCTGCAAGGATGTTCTTGCTCTCAGCTCTGATGTATCGGCAGACGACCAGGTAACTATGTCGAATACCCAGTGGACCTTAGTAAGTAAAAATCAGTCTGGATTTTAATCACTTGAGCACTGACTGTCTCTTCATTGGGCTGTGTTTGTAAAGAAGGCCTTGGCAGTGATCGTGCTTCTGGATATTCTCTGCGAGATGACCTCTGACCAGAAGACGTTTATGGCCCTGCAGGATCACCCAGATCTCCTCCGAACAACAGTTGGTAAATACTCTCAGGGTGGTCAGCTTAACGGGAATCCGTAAATGGAGAATTCAGTAAGGGAATATGGTAGGCTTACTGTAAACTCACAATTGGAACAAGTTATTGATGTGATCTATATGAAAAGGCAAATGCTACTAGACAGCGAGGtacttttcatttgttttttagaTACAAGGTATTTGTTTTGGTTGGGTGAGCAGATTTGGCCTTCTTGGTGATGGGATACTTTTCAGTCTCTGTATCCTGCGGTCACTCAAATGACTGGAAAGTGTGCACTTCTGGCCAGTTTGTGCTGTTTGCAGCCACTCTCATTCAGAACACATACAAAGCAGTCATCAGTATGGGCCAAGGCAGGGAACTCAGTCCACCGGCAGGTCAAACCACAGGAATACACGACCTACATTCTTCTAGTGCGTCTGATCTTGCACCTCGTAAGGTGCAGTCCATCCTGCAGTTTCCTTTGTCCACTCCCCTTTTTCACTCACCTTATTTGTTTAACCCTTAAACCCATGGATGTATTGACCTTCTGTAAAGGTTGAGGCAAGAGATTGAGGTATTCATTTAAGTATTGCTATTTTCTCTCATGTTCTAGAGCTCCTGAAGGAAGTCCACTTGCTGGGGAAGGCCAGTAAAAACGTTTTCAGTGTGGCGCAAGAGTTCACCTTCACAGGTCCAGGGGGTGCTTGTGCTCGTCCTGCACTCAGCTTCAAAGCCCACCTCATCCGGCTGATCGGAAACCTATGCCACAGCCACACAACCAACCAGGATCAGGTACCCCATATAAGACTCGTGGACGTGAAACCTTTGTGTAGTTGTTTGTTTAAGGCAGTGGTGCTTAGTCCTGGTTTCGGAGATCTACTATTCTGGAGAGTTCAGATCAAACACGCCTTGCTCTTGACATTCAGAGGCCGGTCGGGTGTGTTGGACTGTggttgacattattattatggtaGATCTCCTGGACCAGGATTAAAGGTTTAAAGGAACACTTCAGCACAGAAATAGAATAGCTTTAAGTGAATTAAAGTTTATGAAGACTAATTAGCACCAGTGTCATTGTTTGTGTAGGCTGAATTAGCTTTCAGTCATTATTAGTGACATACATACATGTTTCTTTAAATTTCTGTTAAAAAATAAGGAGCGTATGGATGGTAAGATCCTAGACAGTAAAAAACCGAAGCaactaaaatctttttttttcccccttttctggATAATCTCCACCACTCATGTTTCCGCCCCTCCAAATTGTACGCATTATTATTAAGTAGAACGATTTTCAGAAATGGACAGTAGATGGAAAGAGGAAACCTAAGACTTTGCTTCCGTGCTTCGAATTGAGCACGGAAAGCCATCTGCTGTGAACTCCCTTGTCGTGGTTTTAGACCCTTATTGACTAACTGCTTCAGTTCTGTCTTTTTGTCGGTGCAGGCTACCTCCTTGAAAACTAATCTAGGGATTAGCATGTACTGATAAAGGCTCCAGAACCAATCTGAATCTCTTTGCTTGTATCATCGCTTCTTCCCCTCCCTGAGCTGTTTTCCACTttgttctctgtctctctttttaatGAATTCCATTGTGAGCACCCTCCTGTGATGACGGAATTTGCACCCTTTTGAGATGTGTCCCATTCAGTCAGCTGAGAGCCAGAGACGTGTACCAGCCCTGTTAAATGGGGTCAGGGCACACAAGGGAGGGTCAGAGGGCAAAAAACAATAGCGAGGGACCCCGAGATTGTCCTCTCACTATTTGACCGTGTAATCCTTCACTTATGAAGGCTGCCGCTCATTGCTGCGTTCTCATGGGTTCCCCTGCTTGTAGCATATTGGGTCTGCGCTGGCACAAAGATGTGCTGACTTCAGTTATTTTGTTATAGTTTCATTTCTGGAACTGGCTTATCGCTCACATTCTCCTGGCTGGCCCTCCATATAGCGCAGAATGAATAGGCCTGTAGTTAACCTCGCTGTTGTGTGGGTTTTTTCTTCCCTTCACTAAGGTGGTTTATGACCCTTCTTGAGTTACAGTGAACATATTGGTTAATGTACAGTGAGATACGGTATGTGACAGAAACCAGCGCAGACTGACATGACTGCTCCAAACCAAAACTTCACCACATGCACTTATGCTCCTTGGAAAGTCATTGTGCTTTAACTGATCTGGCCTGTAACACCCTTAGCTTGCAGTAACTGCTGTGTGCTGCTAATTAGCCCTCAGACGTATCCTGTCCTCActctcgtttccatgtgttgTCTCTCTAGGTCAGAGAACTGGACGGTATAGCCCTCATCCTGGACAACTGCAGCATCGACAGCAACAATCCGTGTATCCTTGGTCATGCCTCCTTCTCTCGGCCCCCTACGTCTGTGCTTCTGCGGACGCTGTAATGACAATCTTCTGGTTTAGCAGCAGCCGCCACAAAAAACGCTGAAATATCACTCGTGAAAGTGAAAATAGCACAGCAAAAAAGCCCCTCAGCTTGCATTACTAATGGAGGGTTGACCACACTATGTATGATCACTCTATCAGGGTCAAAATGTGGATGTTGTTGGCTGGAGTTCACGGCCACTGTTGTGCCCGGCTGTCATAAGGCGCTCCACCTAATGCAGCCCCAAGCAAATGAAAGAAATCCCCTGGTGTGACGAGGCATACCAGAGCTGATTCCCCGATCATTTTCTCGGCCTCACACATCAGTCGTCTTTTGTGAAATATCTGATCGTAATAGTTTATGGAGCTAAATATATGTGTTCTTTCTGTGAATGATTATGTGGCGAGGGGAGAGAGTCATTTTAACTGATGTTTGACACTTGATTGAAACCCTGGGCCGAAACAGCCTCTTAAATGAACTTATGAGACATTTAGCATTTTTATGATATTGACTTCGCTCCTGCCAAGTCCATTCATTGCTGTACGCGTCATTAATAACTCAATAATCTGATCTGTCACAACCATGCTAGTGAAGTCTCCCTGGTTGATGTTGGCACTGATGTTCTGAAGACGCAGAAGCAAATTTCTCTTGTCTGTTTAAATTGTGCCTTAAGGGAAAGATATGTCTGCATAGACTAAATTTAAAGCAATAGAGCAAAATGTAATGTACCCCATTCTAGATGTGAGCAGTGTGACGATATTTGATCTACTTGATGAATTTTGTTATCGGGATACAAGCGAGTGTAttgtggatatcgtcagtgctaaAAGAACCCTGACCAACTACACCTTTCAGTACAAggagtgtaattagtgctgtttaatggTACGAAGTGCGGCAGATTTTGAATATAAATTACTCGACTCTGTATAGGAGAGTATTTGAGTAGCAGCTTTTAAGAATTTGATGCTACTGATGCATTCATTatgtctgcatgtcaaaatatcTTTGTATAAGCTTCCACTACCCGTCAGCTACATCAGCCTCGCATCTCCAGTGCAAAATtcaagacaccaaacatgtatTGGCTGATCGAATTGTGTGACTTCAATTTCCATTATTTTTCCTTCACTCTTAATCCAGTCATTAGCCAATGGGCCGTCTTTGCCATCCGCAACATTTTGGAACACAACCTGGAGAACCAGAAGCTGGTGCAGGGCCTGAGGAGGCAGGGGGTGGCTGACGACTCGATGCTAAGGGAGATGGGCTTCCGTGTGGAGGAGAGGGACGGCAGCCTGCTCCTCAGACCActgaagaaagaggaggaggagccggGAGAGCGCTAACCCTAGAGCACCAGAGTTCTTTCCACCCCGTCCAATTCCCCTGTGCTCTAAATTACACTCTGGAGACAGCTTAAGACACCCACTGAGTCCGTTGTGCACACAGAAAACGCAGAGGGCATTTTAATATCCAATCAGTATTGAGAACACAAGGAGAGAAAGGTTGGGGGGGGCtgtgctttgtgccatcaacaGAAGAAGAACGCAGAGGGGCTTTTCTCCAGGGACTCATGCTGATGTCTGTGATGCATTTAGTGGTCTTTGATTCCAGAGTCCCCCCTGAATAGGATTCAAATCCTCTGAAACAAGGAGACCCATGTCTTCCTGGCTTTTCAGCTACCAAAGAGATTCTGGTGACCAGTGGGGAATAGAGGTTAATCCCTAATCCAGTGAGTTTTATGGAGAGACCTGGGGCCTCCTGATCCGTTCACACAAGGGTTGACTCAATAGCCGTGGGACTTGGTTCCCCTTgttgggtttgttttgttttttgagggttttttttttgggggggggggggggactctgTTTTGTGCTTTAGAACATCACCGGTTTATCTACAGGCCTACAAAATCCCTGTGCTGCTTTTCTCTTTGAAAACTAAATGAACTAATGCCAATCCTACTACCTGTGTGGAGCTTCTTCATTGCTAAATCCTGGTGAGTATTCGTGtagctttattattataaatgagtTGGATTTGTCTTTCTGATGCAGAAGTGTCTGCTTTAAGAAAAAGGCTACCTCTTCTCTGGCTATCCCAGGCTTTCGCCCCCTTTTTGCCAGCACCTCTGTATCCCTCAATGTCCCTCGGGTGCGTCCAGGTCCGGCTCGACCGAAGCACACCGCTCCACGCTCAACCAGACCAGAAGCATTAGCTTGCAGGGATGACATCTCGTCCACAGAATGAGCTGAGTGGTCCTGACACCTCCATAATACCCCGCCGCAGAGGCCTCTCCTCGCCTGTTTGCTCTGCctcatatttttttaatgacaaaATGTTTGTGTGAAACAATCAGGGTTGACTTTTCTCCCAATCCAGGCTATAGTGTGGGGAGCTTACGCGGTTCCGGTGGCCAGCGGTTCAGACGGCTAACAAAACACGTCCCCTTTACTTCTGCTCCGCTGGCTGCCTGCAATGCTTTTCACACACAGGAAAAAGAGCGCTGAGCGAGGGAATGAATGAGGTACAGCTATTCAAGCGCTCGCCAGGCAGGAcagggaggagagaagaggagggccCAGCAAGAACACCATCCATGATCGCACATCATTCGACTGATGCAGTTGGAGAAATGGCGAATAGTTTACTGTACCAGCCATGCGTTTGAGAAACAACTGAGCCCTGCAGATAAAACCATTGCGAGAACGACAGTGTGcagttctgttttctgtcttgaaaagaatgaatgaatgaaaatggtGGACAAGAAAAGCAGCTGTTCAGTTCAGATATCCTTAAACactgattcatttattcacCTACTGATTTACATTCCTGCCAAAAACACCACAAGTATGACCAGGCTACAAAAGGATGAGATGGGTCCAAATAAAACTGGGAGCAGACAAAAGAAACAATCAATCATTTTGGGACAGAATTCAGCATCTCTGGCTCTCAAATAATCTCAAATCATGAGGAaacaatgtaataataataataaggaaaatggtaatatttactgtttttgttcTGAATATACATGACGTAAAGTGCCATATTttctacataaaaaaatataccTTTACAAATTTGCCAGCCACAAAATGTGTACAAattttgaataaaaaacaaaaaacagaagtTGCTACCAAAATAGTTGCATGACCTTTAGCGGTTTCAGACCCCAGCTGTATGGTTAGGCAAATTCCAATGGCTCAGGCGGAATAGAACTGGCTGAGGCGAGGCCAGTGATGTGGAACCCCATGTCTCTGGAATTCATGAGAACCTTGTGTGTGCGGGTTGGCCACACAAATGCATTTTGGTGAAGCATGTTAAAGGAATGctttagtgttttttaaaatatcctCTGAATGCTTATTTCTACAGTATGGTCGATTACCATGCACAACAATTTAAAGGCCTTTTCCTGTACTTCCCTGAAAGAACAAAAAACTGTTGACTCAAAACAGGCTTGGCTTATAAGCCAGTGGGCACCACTGACCTTACGTGTACATGTGCCAATGGAGACACTGGGCCAGATTCATTAAACACACCGTCAGATTCCCAATGATGTTAGTAGAGAAGTAGGTTTATAGCAGCATGCTTGCTCTTAGATAAGCACAGATGACTGCTGTGCTTCACTGTTTGTGTAATAAaggcattgattttctttgccCTTATTGACATGTGACATTAGCAGATCATAACCACCACCAGTAAATTTCCCAGCCATTGTGTTTTCTAAAATGTTCAGGCAAACACCATGTTATCTAAGACCCCTTCCCCCCtttatcaggattatatctggataaggccaagtcacataaaaatgcaagtgtaaattAAAAATCCCATCACTTAAATtccttcaggaggtggtctgaggcgcatttgagccacattatAGCAGTGTAATCACATTTGTCTCTCCAAGACACCAttaacaaccaaaacccctccctgTACAGTGGacacaccagtaataattgctgaaCAACAAGCGAAATTGCATATTCTGTctcacacagcaatcagatttcagtctgactaaccggagatgCATTTGATTACTGAGTGCAAATGCATGTGGCATTTAattccagatactagtcacataaaAAGACCAGGTGTAAATGCTGTCATGAATGAAAGTCATGAATTATGCACATATACTCACTCAGGTTATTAAGTATATTTAAAAGGCATTTTTGTGGGGTTAAATTGAGCAGCCTGGCACACATTACAACTGCACTTGAAAATAATGTGACTATCTGAAAGGATTTGAGTGCAGAAAATAAGAATTGACTATTTGATAATGGCTAATCAGAGCAAATTGAGGAGAATTACAACTTTGCTGCTTTTATAACATTTAAAAGAAGATGTGAAACAATGACTGTATCTGAAATTTTAGTTTTCCTGCCACGTTTTTGACATCTGATACTGTAATATCAGTTTTTTCTATTCAAATCCACAGAGTAAGCACCCATTGATTTTCCTTGATCTTCAAACACCTTGATCTTGAGATCCATGAGCTCTTTGCACCACATCgctcagtcataacattagcaccaccaaTGCCTAATACTGAGTCTGTCCCAATGTGCCTCCACAACAGATCTGGCATAGACAGtcagacatggactccacaagacctctgaatgtgaatgtcctgtggtatctggcagcagatcctttaagccctgtaagttgtgaggtggtgcCTCcgtggatcacatcaatgagtctTAGGTGTCCATGAtcctgtcctttcttggaccacttttggtagatactgaccactgcataccccacaaaaaccccacaagacctgcctaatgttttggtggtggtgttctgacccagtcgtctagtctccatcacagtttggttcttgtcaaagtgtctcattTTGTTAAgcttgtctttttattttttctgcttttaacaactttatcaccttcaagaactgactgttcacttgctgcttgatatatccaccccttgacagatgtcaCTGTAGCTGAAGATTGTTTGCTGaagttttatatataataatatatatagaagtaatatataaaataatataataatgtatgttaataatgctaatgtt contains:
- the atxn10 gene encoding ataxin-10 isoform X2; the protein is MSSLESVKLEELCADRLALQHLAVLQAAAKALRDEQFRFSVEVDVLERLSAVLSRLSEEIQVLSEENQEQQSALLCLQLTAECFRAQRNACVQCSRNQCILRDQGCIQVSLEILRKLLKLASGASDYFFDALRCGIQFLGNIAVGNQLCKTDIWDHGFPHIFSDLLDLPDEKAVAYTCMVLHTCLDENRIEQLRTEPQQLKVALKVTELCRTLPDVDWTVLIVTRHFFRSSELTQRMYTEMNDQERLTLLDLVSAQLGEGKEDCLVPLRTAQFLATCFQHSCKDVLALSSDVSADDQALAVIVLLDILCEMTSDQKTFMALQDHPDLLRTTVELLKEVHLLGKASKNVFSVAQEFTFTGPGGACARPALSFKAHLIRLIGNLCHSHTTNQDQVRELDGIALILDNCSIDSNNPFISQWAVFAIRNILEHNLENQKLVQGLRRQGVADDSMLREMGFRVEERDGSLLLRPLKKEEEEPGER
- the atxn10 gene encoding ataxin-10 isoform X1, with the protein product MSSLESVKLEELCADRLALQHLAVLQAAAKALRDEQFRFSVEVDVLERLSAVLSRLSEEIQVLSEENQEQQSALLCLQLTAECFRAQRNACVQCSRNQCILRDQGCIQVSLEILRKLLKLASGASDYFFDALRCGIQFLGNIAVGNQLCKTDIWDHGFPHIFSDLLDLPDEKAVAYTCMVLHTCLDENRIEQLRTEPQQLKVALKVTELCRTLPDVDWTVLIVTRHFFRSSELTQRMYTEMNDQERLTLLDLVSAQLGEGKEDCLVPLRTAQFLATCFQHSCKDVLALSSDVSADDQKALAVIVLLDILCEMTSDQKTFMALQDHPDLLRTTVELLKEVHLLGKASKNVFSVAQEFTFTGPGGACARPALSFKAHLIRLIGNLCHSHTTNQDQVRELDGIALILDNCSIDSNNPFISQWAVFAIRNILEHNLENQKLVQGLRRQGVADDSMLREMGFRVEERDGSLLLRPLKKEEEEPGER